CTGGGTGAATTGGCTGGCACACTGGGGTGGAAAGGATTCAGAAAAGTAGCCGGGAAGTACTGGAAAACCGGATTGGGTGAATTTTACAGGTCCTATTCCAAGTCAGCATTCACCAAAGCCCTCCAGGAACTACTACCAGAAATACAAAAAAATGACCTGGAACCGGGTGGGTCTGGTGTGAGGGCACAAGCCTGTGACCGTGAAGGTGGCCTGATCGATGATTTTTTGATCTTGGAAAGCGATAAAGTGATCAATGTAGGCAATGCACCCTCTCCGGCAGCCACCTCGTCGCTGGCCATCGGCGAACATGTAGCAGGGCTGGCCTTGAAACGATTTGAGAAAGTGACAGTAGAGAAGAGCTAAAAGGAAAGGCCCTCCATTAACAATGGAGGGCCTTTCCTTTCTTAGCAACACTTATGAAGCCTCTTTTCAGAAATTGTCCAAAGCGTTTTGATAGTCTTCTATCTGCTTTTCAATCACCTTTTTATCTCCTACCACCACGATGGTCATTTTCTCATAATCCAGATACTTACGAGTCATCTCAGTCACCTGCTCGGGTGTGACGGCATAAACATTCTTTACATATTCGGTGAGGTATGAGTCATCCAGGCCGTATAAGTCTAGAAACGACAGCTGACCGATAATTCCACCAGGAGATGAGTTTTGCAAAACAAATATCCCTGCTCTATAATTCTTAATACCGTCCAATTCTTCAACTCCCGGGACCTCACTCCTCAGCTTATTGATCTCATACGAAATCTCCTTGAGAGAAGGCCCTGTAACATCAGTGGTCACATCTGCCATTTCATACCAGGTGGCAGCTCCATACCTGGTATCTACTGTACTTCTGGGTGAGTACGTATAGCCTTTGTCTTCCCTAATGTTCGAGGTGATCCTGGAGGCAAAAGAACCTCCCAACAAATAATTGGTCACAGAAAGTGGAATGAAATCCGGATGCGAAGGATCTACCACAGGCAGCCCCATGATGATAGTAGACTGGGGAGCATCTGCCCTATCCAGAATTTCCACACCGGGCTTAGCCACAGCCTCAGGCACATCAAAGCTCACAGCAGGGCCTGTGACCCACTGCGAGAAGGCTTTGGTTATTGCCTCCTTCATCTCAGCCTCATTGAAAACGCCAGCCACATACACCACCGTACGCTGAGCTCCAAAATTGTCGCTGTAAAATTTGCGTACATCATCAATGGTGTAGCTATCCAGTATTTCCTCTGTAGGGTAGATATCTCCATAAGGATGATTTCCATATATAATCTTATTGAACTTCTCCGTAGCCTGAGGCTGCGGCCTGGACATCTGAACACTCAGGTCTCTTTTCCTGTCATTGATCAATCTGCTGAGTTCTCCTCCTGGAAAAGCCGGCTGCTGCAACACATCGGCGATCAGGCCTACAAGGTCAGCACCAAATTCGGAAAGCACCTCGCCTGACGCTGTGGTCTGGTTGGGGCCTACTCCTATATTGATCTGACCACCCATATTAGCGGCAGCCAGTGATACCTCCTGAGCTGTGCGGGTGGTGGTGCCCTCCTGCATCAGGTCAGCGGTAATATCTGCCAACCATATCTGACCTTCCCCTTCATGAATATTGCCGGTTTTCACTACAGCACTGACAGTCACCTTCGGAAGGTTTCCGTAAGGTATCATCACCACAGTCAAACCATTATCCAGTTTGAAAGTGGTTTTCTCAGGTAGGGTAAAATCCTTTGGAGTTCCTCCGGCGGGTGGTGTTTGTTTTTGAGCAAACACTGCCAGGCAAATAACGATGTTGAATAAATATAATGTAATGCGCTTCATGACCTTATCAATTTTCTTCAGTAGTAGGTTCCAAAATCAAAATCGTTCGATTTTCAGGCACGAGGTATTCCTCTGCCGTGCGTTTCAATAGGTCAGGAGTGATTTTCCTGAACTCGCCTTCCAGAAGGTTGATTCTTCCCGGGTCATCATCGAAAAGGGCAAAAGAAGCCAAAAGGTCAGCGCGTCCAAATCCGAAAAAACCTCCCAAATTGGAGTAAAGATCCGACCTCATTTTGATCAATGCCCGATCCAAATCTGCCTGAGTCACTTCCTTGGAGGTGAACTCATCAATCGCCTGATTTAACACTGCAGTAATGCTATCGGAGGGTACTTCCGCATCATGAATGAGTGACCCCATCCACAACATCGGACCATTATAGTTAAACATGTTTCCGAGTAAGTTGATCCCTCCATCCACAGATCCTGTATATCCTTTTTCCTTTACAAAGCGCTGATTTAGCAACGCATCGTCTCCCTGCAGCAAGAGTTGATCAATTAATCCCATGGCATAATACTCTGGTGTATTGCGCTCTGGCATGTGATAGGCAAAGGCCAATGCAGGGCGAGTGGCCAGCTTATCTGGTTTGCTAAACACCTTTTCGGCTGTTTGCTTAGGCTCTGAAATATCCGCTACCGGAGGCAACTCAGCTGAAGGCAAGTCACCAAAATACTCCTGAATCCATTGTCTGGTCTCGTCCTTCTCAAAATCCCCTACTACCACCAGTACTGCGTTATTAGGAGCATAGAAGGTATCAAAAAAGCTTTTCACATCTTCAAGAGTGGCTGCATCCAGATCTTCCAGGTCTCCATAAAAGTTGTGTGCATTATACCAGTTTTCATTGGCGTACTGTGGCATATCCAACCAGGGAAATCCTCCATAGGGTTGGTTCAGTACATTAACTTTTACCTCATTCTTCACTACTCCCTGTTGGTTGATCAGGTTATCCTCAGTGATGGCCAAACCGCTCATTCTGTCTGCCTCTGCCCACAAGGCAGTCTGTAGTTTGTGCGCCGGCAAAATCTCAAAATAATTGGTGAAATCGAATCTGGTAGATCCATTGAGGACTCCCCCATTTTGTTGTACCAGTTTCACAAACTCCATTTTGCCTAAGTTCTCTGATCCCTGAAACATCATGTGTTCAAAAAGATGAGCAAAACCTGTTCGATCCTGGGGTTCGATCCTGAACCCAATGTTATAATACACCGCCACAACCACAGTCGGAGCAGTTTTATCCTGAGAAAAAACCACTTTCAACCCGTTGTTGAGCTTATAATAATCTACTGGCACTTGGTATGAATAGTCCTGAGGGGATTCTGCCTTTTGGGGATTGCACCCAAACATCAGAGACACCAGCACCACACCTGTCCATTTGCATATTTTGTTCATATTGAAAAAATTTAAACTTTTAGTAGCGTGTTTCTTGTTAAAGGTAACAAATCACAAATCTCACTTGTCAGACTTTTTATGAACGGATTAAAATTATTAAGTACGGTAATTATCCTTGGAATCCTCAGCCAGGCATGCGCCCAGGAAAAAACAGCTAATGAGAGCGGCCAGGAGAAAACTACAGAAAGTGATATCATCCCAATTAAACTAGCAAATTCGGAATGGAAGCAAAGACTTTCACCGGAAGCCTATTATGTAATGAGAGAGCAAGGCACAGAGCGTGCTTTTACAGGAGCCTATTGGGATCATAAAAAAGAAGGAACTTATGTGTGTAAAGCCTGTGACCTACCTCTATTCAGCTCTGAGACCAAATTCAAATCCGGTACAGGGTGGCCGAGTTTCTATGAGCCTCTGGCAAAGTCAAATGTAGGGGAAGAAAAAGACTCTTCATACGGGATGGCTCGCACCGAAGTGCATTGTGCCAGATGTGGTGGTCACCTAGGACATATTTTCCCTGATGGCCCCAAACCCACAGGTTTGAGGTACTGCATCAACTCTGTATCTCTGAATTTTAAACCGAAGGACTGATTCCGAGCTGCTCGTGGATGAACGCCTCTGCCCGCTTCTCCATATAACTGTAGGCATTTCCCGGCAAGGTAAATCCAACGTGTCCTCCCTTTTTGGGTGTTTCCAGGTAAACAAATTCGCTTTGATGAGCAATGTCATAAGGCGAACAGGCAGGCCCCAACATCGGATCGTTTTGAGCATTCACTATCAACACTGGTACGCTTATGCCTGGTAAGTATTGATCGCACGTAGCAGATGCAAAAAAATCGTCCTTACTCTGAAAGCCATGAAGGGGAGCCGTGTATCTATCATGAAAAGTATCAAAATCTTTCAGTGAATCTAGCCCCTCTGAAGAAACCACCCCTGGGTGCGCCTCAGCCTTGATCCTGATTTTCTCCACCAGCTTCTTCAAAAAACGCTGCTCATAGAGTCTATTCTCCTTTTTCAGAAGTTGGATCGCACTGTCCCGTAGGTCACAGGGTACGGAGAAGAAAACACCACCCTTGATCTCGGAAGCTCGTGACTGCTCACCGAGGTATTTCAGGCTCATGCTTCCCCCCATGGAATATCCCACCAGCGCCACCGATTCGTAACCTTCCTCCAGCACCCGATCAATGACCACTGACAGGTCTTCTGTGTCGCCATGATGATAAAATCGAGGCAAACGATTCATCTCTCCGCTACAGCTCCGGCAGTTCCATGCCATAACGTCCCATCCCCGATCTCTGAAAAATTTGGCAGTGCGCTTGACATAGTACCTTTCCGATCCACCTTCAAGTCCGTGAGTAATCACAATACACCTGTCTTTGTTGTTTTTGATCCAGTCTAAATCCAAAAAATCTCCATCTCCAAGCTCAAGCCGTTCGCGCTCATAGAGGTCGTTGGGCTCCTTAAAGAACATGGAGGGCACAATGGTCTCAAGGTGAGCATTGAAAAGGTAAAATGGCGGATTCTTGTATTCCGATTTCTTAATAACAGGCATTCACATTATTTATCGGAGTTCTGGCACTAGTTATCCAGGGCACCATCTTCTACCCAGCACGCAATCAGGTCTATTTGCTGCTGAGTGAGATCTGGTCTTCCGGCTGGCGGCATCTGTCCGGCATTGGTTCTGACCTTGATACGAGCTGCCTGCCCGATAACCGAAGCCTTACTCGTGAGCTGTGGCGACTGCACATCTCCATGACACCCTTGCACAGCACAGTTGGCACTGATGATAGGCATAATATCAGCATCAAGACTGACACCAGTGTCGATAGTGGCAGAAACAGAAGCTACGCATCCGCTTTCATCCTTAACAGAAAAAGTGTAATCCCCGGCTGCAAGTCCATCAAACTCTGAAGACGATTGAAAAGTACTGCCATCCTTGCTATAAGTGTAATCCCCATTACCGGATGAGGCTCCCAGAGAAACCGAGCCGTTGGCTGAGCCACAACCAGCTGAAGACTGGCTTGCAACAGCAAGCGTCACCCCACCACTCTCAGAAGCAATATTCGTACTAACAGTCGCGGTACAGCCATTCTGATCCATCGCAGTAACGGTATAATTGCCAGCAGACAAGGCATCAAAGGTGCCCTCTTGCTGAAAGTCCGTACCATTTATACTAAAGGTCACAGCGCCCTCGCCACCAGTAGAACTAGCTACCAGACCTCCCTTGTCTGAGCATGTGGTAGGCTCCACGGAGACAATGCTCACCACGAGATCCGACCCTGAACAATCTTTCTTTAAATCGCTCTCCTTTTCGGACGAGCATGACACAACAATCAATAGGAGGATAAAGGAAATGGAATGAGATCTTTTCATCTGACTGACAGGTAGGTGAACAACTAAACAGTAATTAAACAATATGAATGTACAAAAACCTGAAGATAGATACGGAAATTTTAACTTACATCTTCCAAATGATCCTCCAATACTTCCCAGGTATGATCCGAAAGGAGCCTAACAGAAGCTTCATGCTTCTCAAAAGGCAGCTTACGTCCCCACTCAGCAGGCGCTATCATGGAAAGAAATTCGCTTCCGTCTTTTCTCCTGTACAGGTGGTAAACCTGATGTATAACCGGAGTGAAATTCAGAGTAGACTGATAAATTCGTTCGGAGACCTTTACTCGCATTTTGAGTTCATGGGCCTGCTCCATAAGCACCCGCATCTGGTCCATGACCTGCCTAAACTGCCGGTCTGTTTGATCATGCATGGCTGCCAGGGCCTGGCCTTTTATTTTTCCTTTGTCCTCAGGCTTGATAAGTGCACTGCCCACTGTGTGAGCAAATGCGATTAACCCTGGAAAATCAGTGATTTTTTCACGCTCCTTCTCCAGATCTATTTTGGAGACGTCAATTTTGTTTGCTTGCATCTTTTATTCCGCTATACGCTCGGGTAAGCTCTTTTTTGCTCCCGGCCAGGTGGTTCTTCTGCTCATATCATAGCCGATAGCCATCATGATCATGAGAAATATAAGTGCCACAATAAAAAAAACCTTCTTAGATCTTTTCATATCCATCAAGTGAACTGCAAATTTGAGGAATAGTTTTAAGATAAGATATGACGATAGACGGTAAATTAATCGAGAAATCACCTACCCAGGATGTAACGGACTCTTTCAAGAAAAGAGAATTTGTAGTGGAGTATGCGGAAAATCCGCAATACCCGGAGTTTTTAAAATTTGAACTCATCCAGACCAACTGTCAGCAATTAGACGGTTTTGAAGTAGGAGATGAAATGACCATTTCATTCAACCTGAAGGGAAGAAAGTGGAATGACCCAAAAGGAGGTACCAAATACTTCAACAGCCTCCAGGCATGGAGACTCGATAAAAAATCAGGCTCAGGAGATACGCCTCCTCCGCCACAAACCGATGAAGGGTGGATGAAGGAAGACTTCTCTTCTGATGAAGACCTACCCTTTTAAATTGCGCTTTTTCCTGAACGTTATGGGAATATAGTCGTCGGTAGGCAATCCAAGGTGTGCAAGGTCCCAGTCACGGTCATAACTGTTGACAAGTTGGCGAATACACTCCACCCGATCTTCTGTGGGAAAAGGACATTGATCCCAATAGAAAATCTCAACGCGATAGTTATATTGCTTTTTGATACCATTTACCCGTACCTCAACCTCTATGTCCTGTTCTTCGTTAAGTTGAGGAATGTCGATGCCTATGATTCCCATGAGTGTTTCTGTTTGTTTCTATTGGAATAACAAAAAATATACCCAATTGCTTAACGTACTTATTATCAATCATTTAAACCAACAACCTATTGAGCAAGTGCCCGTTTAAGAACATGAAAATGTCCAAAATCAGATCACAAATAGGATTAGCCGTACTTGCTTTCAGCCTGGGCTTACTTACCACCTCCTGTAACAGTAAAGCAGAACACAGACCCTCCCCTCCCGCCAGCGACTCTGTGCAGGTAAATGGAGTTTCGATCAATGTAGAATATAGCAGTCCGGGGGTGAAGAAACGAAAAATCTGGGGAGAGCTGGTTCCATATAATGAAATCTGGCGCACAGGAGCCAATAAGGCAACCTTTCTAAACACCTCTGGGGATATCCTGATTAATGGAGAGACGCTACCCAAAGGCACATATGCCATTTTCACAATCCCAACAGATAGTACCTGGACCATCATATTTAATGAAGAATGGGATCAATGGGGCTCCTACAACTACAATCAAAACAAGGATATTTTCAGACTGATTGTTACTCCAAGTAAATCGGATTTCGACGAACGAATGAAGTTTACCCTAACGAAAAATGCACTCACCTTTGATTGGGAAGAGCTATCCTACGAATTAACAATTGATACGCCGTAGCGTCCTGCTCTTTATTTTAACTCACGAATGGCATCCATGGTCACTCTGATCATCAGATCTCCCAGCGCCTGAATGGTCTCATCGCATTCGTTAATCATGAAACGTCTCTTCATAAACTTGGGATCCATAAATCCCAAATAGACATCTCCAAACTCCTCCCATACGATTATTTCAAGGGGCAGGTCAAGCGCAGCAGTCTGCTGACAGTTGATTAAAGTGGTAGTTAGAGTGGGATCTTCAAACAGGATACTTCTGGTCGGTGGTAGTTTCAAACCTCTTTCTTTGGCAATGCCATCGTGAGACACTACTTCAAAAAAGATCAATTCTTCCTTAGAATCAATAATCTCCAAAATCTTAGCAACCGTTTCGTCAACACTTTTCTCGGTTCTGAAAACCGATAAATTTTGACTGTAAGAAAGCTGAAAGCCAAAGATCAAAAACGCACAACAAATGAACTTTAACATGTAAAAGGTGCCCAAAAGAGCATTAACCATTTGCTAAAAAAGGAAATCTTAGGGTCTGGGAAAAGTAATTGGCCAAATAATTGTCAAAATGTGACTTTTTTTATCGGGTTTGAAAATCTTTGAATGATTTAATAAAAAGATTCATTCCAGTGGATTTTTTTAAAGTACATTTATTTTTGCTAAAATGGATCAAAGCAATTTCTATGAACATATATGCCAAGCTCACCCTTCTCTGTGTCTCTCTAGTCTTTTTCACCTCTTCGGTGCTTTACTTCTTTGTAAACCGGGAACTGGAGCGCACTTTTTCTGAGGAGCTTTTATCCAATGTCACCAAACAATCCGAGCAAACCATTTCCAACATAGAGCGGTTCGTCTACTCCAGACTGAATGAACTGAAAATAGCTGCGACCGACCCTTACTTCAGACAAGACAACATCTCACAAGCTGACCTCACCCGCAAGTTGCAGGAACTGGAAAGCCTCAATGACCTGTACGCTAGCTTTTCCTTTTTCAACAATGACCGCTTGAGAATCGCGGATAGTAAGTCACTTTCTGTGGGAAAAACACACTCATTGAGCACTTACTGGACCAAGATATCACCTACTATAGATGCGGTGGTGGATGTAGACAGATCAGAATCCACAGAGCTGAATGTAATGAATTTCGCCACTGTGGTGAAGGATCCTGAAACTAGAGAGCCAAAGGGTGTGCTGGTTGGGAGTATTCTGGTTGACGAGCTCTATAAGTTTATGGGTGACATCTCTCTTGGTGAAAACGAAAGACAGCTGAGTGTAACCCTCCTGGATGAGGGTGGCATCATTCTATACACACAAGACGAGAGCAAGACTGTCCTACAGGACAAATTTGCCGATTTTGACCTGATCCAAAAGGTAAAAAATGCCTCTGCCCGTGTGGAGCGAATCGAGACAGAAGATCAGTTTCTGTTTGTGGCAAAAGAGCAAGGCTATCTAAACAATGTCGGTAACGACTGGACGCTCGTGGTGAGCATAGGGAAAGAAGAGGCCTTGCTACCACTTGCCGAAATTCAGAAAAAACTATTGTGGGTGATCTTACTGGCCCTGGGTGCTTCGATCATACTCGCACTGATCGTAGCTAATATTTTCGTGAGGCCCATCGTAAAACTGAGTAAAATCGCCGAGGATCTGGGTAAGGGGAATCTCTCTGCCGAAATCAAAATCACCTCCAATGATGAGGTAGGCAAGCTCGCTTCACAACTCTCAAACGCTTCACAGGTGCTGATCAGGCGTCTGGATGAGCAAAAGAAACTAAATGATAAGCTGGAACACCAGAAAAATGAGATGGTCGCTCAGAAACAATTGCTGGAGCAAGCCAACAGGCAGGTGTCAGACAGTATCATCTATGCCCAAAGAATTCAGCGATCTATTCTACCAGAGATCACTGTCCTCTCCAAATTAGTGAAGGATGCCTTTGTTTTTTACGAACCAAAAGATGTAGTAAGTGGAGACTTTTACTGGTTTGAGCGGGTCAGACAAGGTAGAAATGAATACCTCATCATCGCCTGTGCCGACTGTACTGGCCATGGTGTACCGGGAGCCATCATGTCTATCATGGGGAGTAACCAGCTGACCAACATCGTGTATTATCAAAATTACATTGATCCAAATAAGATCCTGGCCCGATTGGACAAGGTTATCAAATTTGAACTGAAGCGTGATGAAAACCAGAACCAGGATGGCCTGGAAATAGGCATCTGCATCATCAATCTGGACGATCTGAAAATGGAATTTGCCGGAGCGGGGATACCACTTTATCTCATCAAGAAAGGAACCAATGAGCTCATTACATACAAGAGCCCTAAGTTTATGATTGGTGGCATAGAGGGTGACGAAAAAGAGGTGGCAGGAAAGCTGAATAAAGAAGAAGTACAGCTGGAAGAAGGTGATAAAATTTACCTTTCATCAGATGGCTTTCAAGATCAGTTCGGCGGAGAGCATGATAAGAAGTTCCTAAGTAAAAACTTCAAAAAGCTCATTGAAGACATCTCTGAAAAACCTATGAGTGATCAAATCAAGGACCTGGAAAATGCCTTTAGATCATGGAAAAAAAATACACCTCAAACAGACGATGTAGTGGTCATCGGTGTTGAGGTGTAGTGTAAGTTTAAATCCTATTTCTTTCAATACCTGATCAGCAGACTTTCATCTACTGACATCTCATAGAGTGTTTCCAGTGCAGTACTCAGGCTTGTCAGGAGCTCGGCATCCAGATCCACATCAGGGTCCAAATCCTCCATTTGTTTCAGGTTGTACCCCTTCGCTCGGATCTCATCCACACACTTTAAACATATTCGGGTCCAGGACTGAGGACTTATGTTTTCAGTACACCAATTTTTAAAATTGCTTGCCTTTACTTTCATACCGTCCATCTTTAAAGCTTAAATCCCATAATCGAAACATCATCTGTCAGGCCACCCTCTCCTATCCAGTCGTCTATAGTCTGATTCAGGAATTTATACTGCTCACTGAGTGTCTTCTTTTGGATGGATTTGATCATCTCTTCAAATTTCTCCTGAGAAAATTTCACACCGTCCTGATTTTCCTGATTGAAGTACCCATTGGAGAACATATAGTAGGTAGCATCCTCCTGAATCTCAATCTTATCAGCCATCAGGTCATCCACATTCTCCTCAGATTCACCTTCCAACACCACCATTTCCTTTCCATTGAAAATAATCATGTCCTGATTGATTCCGCTAAACTGAAGGGTCTTTGCGTTGTTATCAAACAGTGCTACGGAAACCTTAAGGTCGCATTCCAGTTCTTTAGAGCCCGCGGCATCCAGTTCCTGAGTCAATTCCTTAATAATATCTCCTGAGTGAAAAATCTTCCTGTCCTGGATCAAATCGTTGAGAATAGAATCCGCGATGAGGGTCTTCAGTGATCCCACGATTCCTTTCCCATCAAACTCAATAAGGGCTATTACGGTGTAATCTTCTGATCTGAAATTCAAACTTGTCGTCCAGATAAACTCCTCACTAAAGAGGTACTTGGTACGATACATTACAAAATGCTCAGAAAATATGCGGCTAAGGTAGCGTTCATTTGGAAGCATCGACTGCTGAAGTAGTCCTGCATATCGGATGCTATCTATCAGCCGCTTGTTGATGCTGTTCAGCTCTTCTGTTCTTTCCTTCACTCTGCGCTCCAACTCCACGTTGGACACCTCTAGCTCCTTGATATGCTCTTCGCTATCCACAGACTGCTGGTAGGTCTCCATGGCCCTGTCCAGCAGGCCCTTCATTTCATCAAAATTCCAGGGCTTGGTGATGTACTTATATATACCACATCTGTTGATACCATCTTTGATGGCCTCAATATCTGTAAACCCGGTAAGAATGATCTTGATCACATCAGGATGGTCGGGAAGTATCTTCTCGAGGAACTCCGTCCCGGTCATCTCAGGCATACGCTGGTCAGTGACCACCACCTGGATTTCATTCTCACTTAGTATATCAATCGCCTCAAAAGGGTTTGTAGTGGTAAACACCTTGAAAAACTTCCTGAAATTTGACTTAAATACCCTCAGGTTAGTCGCTTCATCGTCTACATAAAGCAGGGAGTATTTTTTCTCACTTCTGGTTGTTATATCTGGTGAATCTTGCAGTTCTTCCATTTCCTAGGGTAGGTAATTAGGTTGATTGTAATTAAAGATTATTTGCTCTCTGCCACTTTCGTGCTCTGATCTTTTGTCACTTTCTGGATCTTCTTAGGCAAGGTGATCACAAACTCAGTGCCCTTACCTTCTTCACTGGTAAGCTCAATCTTACCGTTGTGCTTTTCGATGATCCCGTAGGTAATGGACATTCCCAGCCCTGTTCCTACACCCACTGCTTTGGTGGTAAAGAAAGGTTCCCAAATTCTGTTCTTAATCTTTTCAGGAATACCCACACCATTATCCTTAATTCTCACCACAACTTCATTATCCAACTCCTCGGTGTAAATGGTGATCTCTCCGTCTTTGCGCTCCTTCGGTATGGCCTGAATACCATTGTTCAGGATATTCATAAATACCTGATTAAGCTGACCAGGATAACATTCTATATCCTTCATCTTCTCATCATAGTACTTAGATACCTTAATGGTATTCTTGGTTTTATTTCTAAGCAGCGTAAGCGTGGCATCAATGTTCTCATTCACATTGGCTGTTTTAGACTCCTCTTCATCGAGTCTGGAGAATACCCTCAGACCTTTTACGATTTCTATGGTTCGGGTTACCCCGTAATTTACGTCTTTGATCAGCTCGTCCAACTCTTCGAGGATCTCTTCGTACTCATGCTCTTCTTTGAGTTCCTTCACGTTCTCAATGACTTCCTCCAGATCCGCACCTTCATCCAGCCTTGAGTATTCTTCGGCAATCTCCCGCATAGATTCGATCGACATCTTGATAGATACCATACCACTGGAGATAAAGTTGATAGGGTTGTTGATCTCGTGAGCAATACCCGCTGTAAGCTGCCCCAAAGATGCCATTTTCTCAGAGTGAACAAGCTGCGACTGTGCATCCTTTAGAGACTGAATAGCCATATTCAGCTCCTCCTTGGACTTCTGTTCCTTTTTCAGAGTCTCCTTAAGTTTCTTCTCCGCAAGGAAGAGTTTCTCGTTATCCTGCAGTTGCTTATCAGCCAACTCCCTAATTTCTACTTCAGAATCCTGTAATCTCTTATAGGCCTGATTCAATTCATCCTGGGCTTTGATCAACTTCTCATTGATCCTGATCTGCTCCTCAGATGACTTCAGCAACTTGCTCTCAGACTCTTTTAGTTTCTGGTTATTCAGCTCTATTTCCTTTCTTGATTCATAGAGTTTCTTGTTAATCAGTTTCTGCTTCTTAAAGTTGATTTTAAGCTCTTCTTCTGATTTTTTCACCTTCACGTAGGCCTTGTTGGCAGACAGGTAATTATCACCAGCCAACTTCACCAAAGGTCTAAATACAAACAGCCCCTGAAGGAGAAGTATACCAAGGAAAGCAGCGAATACGATTTTCTCCACCAGACTGAAACCCGTCTTGTAGGACTGAGCCTCCTGAACAAAATAGTCCGCAATTTTATCCGTTGCTATCTGATATTTTCTAACTGTATTAATAAGAGTC
This Marinoscillum sp. 108 DNA region includes the following protein-coding sequences:
- a CDS encoding SpoIIE family protein phosphatase, with the translated sequence MNIYAKLTLLCVSLVFFTSSVLYFFVNRELERTFSEELLSNVTKQSEQTISNIERFVYSRLNELKIAATDPYFRQDNISQADLTRKLQELESLNDLYASFSFFNNDRLRIADSKSLSVGKTHSLSTYWTKISPTIDAVVDVDRSESTELNVMNFATVVKDPETREPKGVLVGSILVDELYKFMGDISLGENERQLSVTLLDEGGIILYTQDESKTVLQDKFADFDLIQKVKNASARVERIETEDQFLFVAKEQGYLNNVGNDWTLVVSIGKEEALLPLAEIQKKLLWVILLALGASIILALIVANIFVRPIVKLSKIAEDLGKGNLSAEIKITSNDEVGKLASQLSNASQVLIRRLDEQKKLNDKLEHQKNEMVAQKQLLEQANRQVSDSIIYAQRIQRSILPEITVLSKLVKDAFVFYEPKDVVSGDFYWFERVRQGRNEYLIIACADCTGHGVPGAIMSIMGSNQLTNIVYYQNYIDPNKILARLDKVIKFELKRDENQNQDGLEIGICIINLDDLKMEFAGAGIPLYLIKKGTNELITYKSPKFMIGGIEGDEKEVAGKLNKEEVQLEEGDKIYLSSDGFQDQFGGEHDKKFLSKNFKKLIEDISEKPMSDQIKDLENAFRSWKKNTPQTDDVVVIGVEV
- a CDS encoding response regulator; translated protein: MEELQDSPDITTRSEKKYSLLYVDDEATNLRVFKSNFRKFFKVFTTTNPFEAIDILSENEIQVVVTDQRMPEMTGTEFLEKILPDHPDVIKIILTGFTDIEAIKDGINRCGIYKYITKPWNFDEMKGLLDRAMETYQQSVDSEEHIKELEVSNVELERRVKERTEELNSINKRLIDSIRYAGLLQQSMLPNERYLSRIFSEHFVMYRTKYLFSEEFIWTTSLNFRSEDYTVIALIEFDGKGIVGSLKTLIADSILNDLIQDRKIFHSGDIIKELTQELDAAGSKELECDLKVSVALFDNNAKTLQFSGINQDMIIFNGKEMVVLEGESEENVDDLMADKIEIQEDATYYMFSNGYFNQENQDGVKFSQEKFEEMIKSIQKKTLSEQYKFLNQTIDDWIGEGGLTDDVSIMGFKL
- a CDS encoding sensor histidine kinase, whose translation is MLKKDLYAVLYAITALVVAGTVAYYIFVVQKDVITNFNEDPTIVRVASKQSAMGQQIVKTAVGMGYSSTERNFSIFQSELGRILPEWRKGHKALVSGDPELGFAVPSTSSDYLALQEDLKFFYEQMDINASNLMDIVYTTDEKDINYLALRSSIETLINTVRKYQIATDKIADYFVQEAQSYKTGFSLVEKIVFAAFLGILLLQGLFVFRPLVKLAGDNYLSANKAYVKVKKSEEELKINFKKQKLINKKLYESRKEIELNNQKLKESESKLLKSSEEQIRINEKLIKAQDELNQAYKRLQDSEVEIRELADKQLQDNEKLFLAEKKLKETLKKEQKSKEELNMAIQSLKDAQSQLVHSEKMASLGQLTAGIAHEINNPINFISSGMVSIKMSIESMREIAEEYSRLDEGADLEEVIENVKELKEEHEYEEILEELDELIKDVNYGVTRTIEIVKGLRVFSRLDEEESKTANVNENIDATLTLLRNKTKNTIKVSKYYDEKMKDIECYPGQLNQVFMNILNNGIQAIPKERKDGEITIYTEELDNEVVVRIKDNGVGIPEKIKNRIWEPFFTTKAVGVGTGLGMSITYGIIEKHNGKIELTSEEGKGTEFVITLPKKIQKVTKDQSTKVAESK